Proteins encoded together in one Candidatus Tanganyikabacteria bacterium window:
- the msrB gene encoding peptide-methionine (R)-S-oxide reductase MsrB codes for MTEKLVLSDEEWRKRLTPEEYDVLRHHATERAGTGCFLGTKAPGTYVCAGCGNPLFESGRKFESGTGWPSFNQPIRESALVEVEDRTYGMVRTEVRCARCDGHLGHVFPDGPPPTGLRYCINSVAMKHVKAGQPIVLAQP; via the coding sequence GTGACCGAGAAGCTGGTACTGTCCGACGAGGAGTGGCGCAAGCGCCTGACTCCCGAGGAGTACGACGTGCTCCGGCACCACGCCACCGAGCGGGCAGGCACCGGCTGCTTCCTGGGCACCAAGGCACCCGGCACGTACGTCTGCGCAGGCTGCGGCAATCCGCTCTTCGAGTCGGGCCGCAAGTTCGAGTCCGGCACCGGCTGGCCGTCGTTCAACCAGCCCATCCGCGAAAGCGCGCTGGTCGAGGTCGAGGACCGGACCTACGGCATGGTGCGCACGGAGGTCCGCTGCGCCCGCTGCGACGGCCATCTCGGCCATGTCTTCCCCGACGGGCCACCGCCCACGGGTTTGCGCTACTGCATCAATTCAGTGGCGATGAAGCACGTAAAGGCCGGCCAGCCGATCGTCCTCGCGCAGCCCTAG